A window from Bos indicus isolate NIAB-ARS_2022 breed Sahiwal x Tharparkar chromosome 1, NIAB-ARS_B.indTharparkar_mat_pri_1.0, whole genome shotgun sequence encodes these proteins:
- the CRYZL1 gene encoding quinone oxidoreductase-like protein 1 isoform X1, with translation MKGLYFQQSSTNEEITFVFQERENLPVTEDNYVKLQVKACALSQINTKLLAEMKMEKEFFPVGREVAGIVLDVGSKVSFFQPDDEVVGILPLDSEDPGLCEAVRVHEHYLVHKPEKVTWTEAAGTIRDGLRVYTALHYLSHLSPGKSVLIMDGASALGTIAIQLAHHRGAKVISTACSLEDKQFLERFRPPIARVIDVSNGKAHVAESCLEETGGLGVDIVLDAGVRLYSKDDEPAEKLQLLPHKHDIITLLGVGGHWVTTEENLQLDPPDSHCLFLKGAAVAFLNDEVWNLSNVQQGKYLCILKDVMEKLSTGVFRPQLDEPIPLYEAKVTMEVVQKNQGRKKQVVQF, from the exons ATGAAAGGCTTGTATTTTCAACAAAGttctacaaatgaagaaataacaTTTGTGTTCCAAGAAAGG GAAAATCTTCCTGTTACAGAAGATAACTATGTGAAACTTCAAGTTAAAGCTTGTGCTCTGAGCCAGATAAATACAAAG CTTCTTGCAGAAATGAAGATGGAAAAGGAATTCTTTCCTGTTGGGAGAGAAGTTGCTGGAATTGTGTTAGATG TTGGAAGCAAGGTATCATTCTTTCAACCAGATGATGAAGTAGTGG gaaTTCTGCCCCTGGATTCTGAAGACCCTGGACTTTGTGAGGCTGTTCGAGTCCATGAGCATTACTTGG TTCACAAACCAGAAAAAGTCACGTGGACAGAAGCTGCTGGAACCATCCGGGATGGATTACGAGTCTATACAGCCCTGCATTATCTTTCTCatctctcgcctggaaaatccgtgCTGATAATGGACGGAGCAAGT GCACTTGGTACAATAGCCATTCAGTTAGCACACCACAGAGGAGCCAAAGTGATTTCAACAGCCTGCAGCCTTGAAGACAAGCAGTTTCTTGAAAGATTTAGGCCTCCTATAG CTCGAGTGATCGATGTTTCTAACGGGAAAGCCCATGTGGCTGAAAGCTGTTTAGAAGAAACAGGTGGCCTCGGAGTGGACATTGTCCTAGATGCTGGAG TGAGGTTATATAGTAAAGATGACGAACCAGCTGAAAAATTACAACTACTACCACATAAACATGATATCATCACCCTTCTTGGTGTTGGAGGCCACTGGGTAACAACAGAAGAAAACCTGCAG CTGGATCCTCCAGATAGTCATTGCCTTTTCCTCAAGGGAGCAGCAGTGGCTTTCCTTAATGATGAAGTTTGGAATCTGTCAAATGTACAACAGGGAAAGTATCTTT GTATCTTAAAAGATGTGATGGAGAAGTTATCAACTGGTGTTTTTAG ACCTCAGTTGGATGAACCCATTCCACTATACGAGGCAAAAGTTACCATGGAAGTTGTTCagaaaaatcaaggaagaaaGAAGCAAGTTGTTCAGTTTTAA
- the CRYZL1 gene encoding quinone oxidoreductase-like protein 1 isoform X2 yields MKGLYFQQSSTNEEITFVFQERENLPVTEDNYVKLQVKACALSQINTKLLAEMKMEKEFFPVGREVAGIVLDVGSKVSFFQPDDEVVGILPLDSEDPGLCEAVRVHEHYLVHKPEKVTWTEAAGTIRDGLRVYTALHYLSHLSPGKSVLIMDGASALGTIAIQLAHHRGAKVISTACSLEDKQFLERFRPPIARVIDVSNGKAHVAESCLEETGGLGVDIVLDAGVRLYSKDDEPAEKLQLLPHKHDIITLLGVGGHWVTTEENLQLDPPDSHCLFLKGAAVAFLNDEVWNLSNVQQGKYLSTYLKRCDGEVINWCF; encoded by the exons ATGAAAGGCTTGTATTTTCAACAAAGttctacaaatgaagaaataacaTTTGTGTTCCAAGAAAGG GAAAATCTTCCTGTTACAGAAGATAACTATGTGAAACTTCAAGTTAAAGCTTGTGCTCTGAGCCAGATAAATACAAAG CTTCTTGCAGAAATGAAGATGGAAAAGGAATTCTTTCCTGTTGGGAGAGAAGTTGCTGGAATTGTGTTAGATG TTGGAAGCAAGGTATCATTCTTTCAACCAGATGATGAAGTAGTGG gaaTTCTGCCCCTGGATTCTGAAGACCCTGGACTTTGTGAGGCTGTTCGAGTCCATGAGCATTACTTGG TTCACAAACCAGAAAAAGTCACGTGGACAGAAGCTGCTGGAACCATCCGGGATGGATTACGAGTCTATACAGCCCTGCATTATCTTTCTCatctctcgcctggaaaatccgtgCTGATAATGGACGGAGCAAGT GCACTTGGTACAATAGCCATTCAGTTAGCACACCACAGAGGAGCCAAAGTGATTTCAACAGCCTGCAGCCTTGAAGACAAGCAGTTTCTTGAAAGATTTAGGCCTCCTATAG CTCGAGTGATCGATGTTTCTAACGGGAAAGCCCATGTGGCTGAAAGCTGTTTAGAAGAAACAGGTGGCCTCGGAGTGGACATTGTCCTAGATGCTGGAG TGAGGTTATATAGTAAAGATGACGAACCAGCTGAAAAATTACAACTACTACCACATAAACATGATATCATCACCCTTCTTGGTGTTGGAGGCCACTGGGTAACAACAGAAGAAAACCTGCAG CTGGATCCTCCAGATAGTCATTGCCTTTTCCTCAAGGGAGCAGCAGTGGCTTTCCTTAATGATGAAGTTTGGAATCTGTCAAATGTACAACAGGGAAAGTATCTTT CTACGTATCTTAAAAGATGTGATGGAGAAGTTATCAACTGGTGTTTTTAG
- the DONSON gene encoding protein downstream neighbor of Son isoform X1 gives MAWMTRANAPPRTRRERLGDGPARGPHRARAMSGSGAGSRGGGARTRGNLLPGCPPRPPPGVMDLSVPGYSPSFKRPPETLRLRRKRGRSLGAAERPEPATRRAARAAGLPLRPFPAAGRGGGGGPAGARRNPFARLDNRPRAASEPPEGPPRGQQEAPGRFLDSNQENDLLWEEKVPERTAITELHQTPHVSFSESDIPPSESTELPVDWSIKTRLLFTSSQPFTWADHLKAQEEAQGIIQHCRATEVTLPQSIQDPKLSTELRCAFQRSLIYWLHPALSWLPLFPRIGADRKMAGKTTPWSNDETLQHVLMSDWSVSFTSLYNLLKTKLCPYFYVCTYQFTILFRAAGLAGDDVITALISPTTRGIREAMKNEGIEFSLPLIKENGPEKRKASGTGLRHGEEQAISDEDEEESFSWLEEMGVQDKIKKPDVLSIKLRKEIHEVQMDHRPESVVLVKGMNTFTLLNFLINCKSLIATSGPQAGLPPTLLSPVAFRGATMQMLKARSVNVKTQALSGYRNQFSLEITGPIMPHSLHSVTMLLQSSQNGSFSAGLYTHEPTAVFNICPPKDNVLDKEAVHEELANCGLHPKTLDHLCRTPVLGKLSLRHVEMSDYIYNWRS, from the exons ATGGCGTGGATGACCCGCGCGAACGCCCCGCCGCGCACGCGCCGTGAGAGGCTCGGGGACGGGCCCGCGCGAGGGCCCCATCGCGCACGCGCCATGAGCGGCTCGGGGGCGGGGTCACGCGGAGGCGGAGCCCGGACGCGCGGGAACCTCCTGCCGGGCTGCCCCCCTCGGCCTCCGCCGGGCGTTATGGACCTGTCTGTACCCGGCTATTCGCCCAGTTTCAAAAGGCCGCCCGAGACACTGCGGCTCCGCCGGAAAAGGGGTCGGAGCCTCGGCGCCGCAGAGCGGCCCGAGCCGGCGACCCGCCGCGCCGCCCGGGCGGCCGGGCTGCCCCTCCGCCCTTTCCCGGCGGCGGgcagaggcggcggcggcggcccggccGGGGCCCGAAGGAACCCCTTCGCCCGCCTGGACAACCGGCCGCGGGCCGCCTCCGAGCCTCCCGAGGGCCCGCCCCGCGGCCAGCAGGAGGCGCCTGGCCGG TTTTTAGATTCTAATCAAGAAAATGATTTGCTCTGGGAAGAGAAGGTTCCTGAAAGAACAGCCATTACAGAATTACACCAG acTCCTCATGTATCATTCTCCGAATCTGATATTCCACCCTCAGAAAGTACTGAGTTACCTGTGGACTGGAGCATTAAAACACGACTCCTTTTCACCTCTTCTCAACCCTTTACCTGGGCAGATCATTTGAAAGCCCAGGAAGAGGCTCAAGGTATCATCCAGCATTGCAGGGCAACAGAAGTTACTTTGCCTCAAAGTATACAG GATCCCAAACTCTCCACTGAGCTCCGCTGTGCTTTCCAGCGGAGCCTCATCTATTGGCTCCACCCTGCCTTGTCTTGGCTGCCATTGTTCCCTCGTATCGGAGCTGACAGAAAAATGGCTGGAAAGACAACCCCGTGGTCAAATGATGAAACCCTGCAGCACGTGTTAATGAGTGACTG gtCTGTGAGCTTTACTTCTCTATATAACCTGCTGAAGACAAAACTTTGCCCTTATTTCTACGTTTGTACCTATCAGTTTACTATCCTGTTCCGTGCAGCAGGGTTAGCAGGAGATGATGTAATCACGGCTCTCATATCTCCTACAACTAGAGGTATAAGAGAAGCTATGAAAAACGAAG gTATTGAGTTTTCTCTgcctttaataaaagaaaatggccCTGAGAAGAGGAAAGCGTCTGGAACAGGCTTGCGACACGGGGA GGAGCAAGCCATCAGTGATGAGGATGAAGAAGAAAGTTTTTCCTGGCTGGAAGAGATGGGTGtccaagataaaattaaaaaaccagaCGTGCTTTCTATCAAGCT GCGTAAAGAGATACATGAAGTACAAATGGATCACAGACCAGAGTCTGTTGTGTTGGTGAAGGGAATGAATACCTTTACACTGCTAAATTTTTTGATCAACTGTAAGAGTTTAATTGCTACCTCAGGTCCACAGGCAGGACTTCCACCAACCCTCTTATCCCCAGTAGCTTTCCGAGGTGCCACAATGCAAATGCTTAAg gCTCGAAGTGTGAATGTGAAGACACAAGCTCTTTCTGGATACAGAAATCAGTTTAGCTTGGAGATTACAGGCCCCATTATGCCTCATTCTCTACACTCTGTGACGATGCTACTCCAGTCTTCACAGAATGGGTCGTTTTCTGCAGGACTGTATACACATGAGCCAACTGCTGTATTTAATATCTGCCCACCAAAGGATAATGTACTGGATAAG
- the DONSON gene encoding protein downstream neighbor of Son isoform X2 encodes MAWMTRANAPPRTRRERLGDGPARGPHRARAMSGSGAGSRGGGARTRGNLLPGCPPRPPPGVMDLSVPGYSPSFKRPPETLRLRRKRGRSLGAAERPEPATRRAARAAGLPLRPFPAAGRGGGGGPAGARRNPFARLDNRPRAASEPPEGPPRGQQEAPGRFLDSNQENDLLWEEKVPERTAITELHQDPKLSTELRCAFQRSLIYWLHPALSWLPLFPRIGADRKMAGKTTPWSNDETLQHVLMSDWSVSFTSLYNLLKTKLCPYFYVCTYQFTILFRAAGLAGDDVITALISPTTRGIREAMKNEGIEFSLPLIKENGPEKRKASGTGLRHGEEQAISDEDEEESFSWLEEMGVQDKIKKPDVLSIKLRKEIHEVQMDHRPESVVLVKGMNTFTLLNFLINCKSLIATSGPQAGLPPTLLSPVAFRGATMQMLKARSVNVKTQALSGYRNQFSLEITGPIMPHSLHSVTMLLQSSQNGSFSAGLYTHEPTAVFNICPPKDNVLDKEAVHEELANCGLHPKTLDHLCRTPVLGKLSLRHVEMSDYIYNWRS; translated from the exons ATGGCGTGGATGACCCGCGCGAACGCCCCGCCGCGCACGCGCCGTGAGAGGCTCGGGGACGGGCCCGCGCGAGGGCCCCATCGCGCACGCGCCATGAGCGGCTCGGGGGCGGGGTCACGCGGAGGCGGAGCCCGGACGCGCGGGAACCTCCTGCCGGGCTGCCCCCCTCGGCCTCCGCCGGGCGTTATGGACCTGTCTGTACCCGGCTATTCGCCCAGTTTCAAAAGGCCGCCCGAGACACTGCGGCTCCGCCGGAAAAGGGGTCGGAGCCTCGGCGCCGCAGAGCGGCCCGAGCCGGCGACCCGCCGCGCCGCCCGGGCGGCCGGGCTGCCCCTCCGCCCTTTCCCGGCGGCGGgcagaggcggcggcggcggcccggccGGGGCCCGAAGGAACCCCTTCGCCCGCCTGGACAACCGGCCGCGGGCCGCCTCCGAGCCTCCCGAGGGCCCGCCCCGCGGCCAGCAGGAGGCGCCTGGCCGG TTTTTAGATTCTAATCAAGAAAATGATTTGCTCTGGGAAGAGAAGGTTCCTGAAAGAACAGCCATTACAGAATTACACCAG GATCCCAAACTCTCCACTGAGCTCCGCTGTGCTTTCCAGCGGAGCCTCATCTATTGGCTCCACCCTGCCTTGTCTTGGCTGCCATTGTTCCCTCGTATCGGAGCTGACAGAAAAATGGCTGGAAAGACAACCCCGTGGTCAAATGATGAAACCCTGCAGCACGTGTTAATGAGTGACTG gtCTGTGAGCTTTACTTCTCTATATAACCTGCTGAAGACAAAACTTTGCCCTTATTTCTACGTTTGTACCTATCAGTTTACTATCCTGTTCCGTGCAGCAGGGTTAGCAGGAGATGATGTAATCACGGCTCTCATATCTCCTACAACTAGAGGTATAAGAGAAGCTATGAAAAACGAAG gTATTGAGTTTTCTCTgcctttaataaaagaaaatggccCTGAGAAGAGGAAAGCGTCTGGAACAGGCTTGCGACACGGGGA GGAGCAAGCCATCAGTGATGAGGATGAAGAAGAAAGTTTTTCCTGGCTGGAAGAGATGGGTGtccaagataaaattaaaaaaccagaCGTGCTTTCTATCAAGCT GCGTAAAGAGATACATGAAGTACAAATGGATCACAGACCAGAGTCTGTTGTGTTGGTGAAGGGAATGAATACCTTTACACTGCTAAATTTTTTGATCAACTGTAAGAGTTTAATTGCTACCTCAGGTCCACAGGCAGGACTTCCACCAACCCTCTTATCCCCAGTAGCTTTCCGAGGTGCCACAATGCAAATGCTTAAg gCTCGAAGTGTGAATGTGAAGACACAAGCTCTTTCTGGATACAGAAATCAGTTTAGCTTGGAGATTACAGGCCCCATTATGCCTCATTCTCTACACTCTGTGACGATGCTACTCCAGTCTTCACAGAATGGGTCGTTTTCTGCAGGACTGTATACACATGAGCCAACTGCTGTATTTAATATCTGCCCACCAAAGGATAATGTACTGGATAAG